In the Bacillus sp. HSf4 genome, TCGGTGTTCCGCAGGTGACTGCGGTTTATGACTGTGCGACTGAAGCGAGAAAACACGGTGCGGCCATTATTGCAGACGGCGGTATCAAGTATTCCGGAGATATTGTGAAGGCTCTGGCTGCCGGAGGACATGCGGTTATGCTTGGAAGCCTCCTTGCCGGTACATCTGAAAGCCCGGGCGAGACGGAAATTTTCCAAGGCCGACGCTTTAAAGTATACCGCGGCATGGGTTCTGTCGCCGCGATGGAAAAGGGAAGCAAAGACCGCTACTTCCAAGAAGAAAATAAGAAGTTTGTCCCTGAAGGCATTGAGGGCCGGACTCCTTACAAAGGCCCTGTAGCTGATACGGTTTATCAGCTTGTCGGCGGCCTCAAATCCGGTATGGGCTACTGCGGAACAAAAGATTTGAACGCGCTGAGAGAAGATGCGCAATTCATCCGCATGACAGGTGCGGGACTGCGGGAAAGCCATCCTCACGATGTGCAAATTACCAAAGAATCGCCTAACTATACCATTTCCTAATCAAATATGACAAATATTAAACTGTAGACAGAGGCATACTCTGTCTATTTTTTTTTGCTTTATTATGATAAAATTTATAATGTTGTGTTTAAAAAATGCTTTAAGGCTTTGATATAGATTTTAGTCTGATGAAAAGCGGAGGTATCAAGATTTGAAAACCAAGAGATTTAAGCAGCTGATCATGTTTGTCGTTGCTTTTGCGGTGGCTGTGGGGGCATTTTCTCCAATGTCAAAAGCAAAAGCTGCAAATGATCCAATCAACGTAGATGCAAAAGCAGCAATATTGATAGAAGCGTCTTCAGGTAAAATTTTGTACAGTAAAAACGCGGATCAGCGTCTTCCCGTTGCCAGCATGGCCAAAATGATGACGGAGTATCTTCTTTTGGAAGCGATCCACGACGGCAAAGTAAAATGGGATCAAAAGTATACACCAGATGATTATGTGTATGAAATTTCCCAGGATCGTTCATTATCAAATGTCCCTCTTCGCAAAGACGGCTCATATACGGTAAAAGAGCTTTATCAGGCGACAGCGATCTATTCCGCCAACGGAGCGGCTATCGCACTTGCAGAAATCATTGCCGGCTCTGAATCCAACTTTGTAGAGCTTATGAACAAAAAAGCGAAAGAACTGGGCATGAAAAACTACAAATTCGTAAATGCTACAGGCTTGGAAAACAAAGATCTTCACGGCAAACATCCGAAAGGAACGAGCCCTGATGAAGAAAATGAATTATCAGCAAGAGACATGGCGCTTCTTGCCGATCATTTAGTGAATGACTATCCTGAAATCCTCGACACGGCGAGCATTGCAAAGACGAAGTTCAGAGAAGGCACAGACGATGAAATGGACATGCCGAACTGGAACTTCATGCTCAAAGGCCTTGTTGCGGAATATGATGGTGTTGACGGGCTGAAAACCGGATCAACAGATTCTGCCGGTTCATGCTTCACTGCGACGGCCAAAAGAAATGGTATGCGCGTGATTTCCGTCGTTCTCAATGCAAAAGGCGACCTACATACCGGCCGTTTTAAAGAAACGAAAAAAATGTTGGATTATGCCTTTAAACATTTCACAATGAAAGAGTTTTACGGAAAAGGCGAACAGGTGAAAGGCAATGAAACGATCAAAGTCGACAAAGGTAAG is a window encoding:
- a CDS encoding D-alanyl-D-alanine carboxypeptidase family protein produces the protein MKTKRFKQLIMFVVAFAVAVGAFSPMSKAKAANDPINVDAKAAILIEASSGKILYSKNADQRLPVASMAKMMTEYLLLEAIHDGKVKWDQKYTPDDYVYEISQDRSLSNVPLRKDGSYTVKELYQATAIYSANGAAIALAEIIAGSESNFVELMNKKAKELGMKNYKFVNATGLENKDLHGKHPKGTSPDEENELSARDMALLADHLVNDYPEILDTASIAKTKFREGTDDEMDMPNWNFMLKGLVAEYDGVDGLKTGSTDSAGSCFTATAKRNGMRVISVVLNAKGDLHTGRFKETKKMLDYAFKHFTMKEFYGKGEQVKGNETIKVDKGKETEVGIVTEKAFSMPVKNGEEKNYKAKVTLNKDELTAPVKKGEKVGTLTAVYKGEEKDYGFIGSDVSGVHLVTKEDDEKANWFILTMRSIGGFFAGIWNNIVEMVTGWF